A portion of the Streptomyces erythrochromogenes genome contains these proteins:
- a CDS encoding HEAT repeat domain-containing protein, whose product MFEPVIAPSGTLLGLLQRGRGDGTLHALAAPRAEALAALHQCVLRDPRQDWQVENRSLYYARLYLDLDGPLGEIESHLFSADDLVDDTDHRTGLALSVLGHLASYGRDDALMLLRRYAASGANWAWALDELALRDDDEGLRSLAAPVLARFPATAEGEARLAAAVRDAYEPRPWCLWEESPLYGERLSAARRQGSFDRWQRQLTPSGPRPGWGVQAVFDWAADGLRRGTPLHVPAARCLAAVAQPEDRSAILAAAAGADGEAARATALHHLVLAEPDNPAVLDLIEAAADEPAVAAYERMCGPDAVERARRWVHRPDALGEAAAAVLAARGGAEDAPLVLSALRSTVRGSGPDTQRLFALVDGAGRLAIGCAAPVLRHIYRETSSSHLRGRAARALASTDPSFAAGFAVECLWDCEETTREVAARHAETADARVAPRLRRLASDPAEEEDVQSAVRSRITPESAV is encoded by the coding sequence ATGTTCGAACCAGTCATAGCGCCGAGCGGTACCCTGCTCGGCCTCCTCCAGCGGGGCCGTGGCGACGGCACGCTGCACGCACTCGCGGCGCCCAGGGCGGAGGCCCTCGCGGCCCTCCACCAGTGCGTGCTCCGTGATCCGCGCCAGGACTGGCAGGTCGAGAACCGCTCGCTGTACTACGCCAGGCTGTACCTGGATCTCGACGGCCCCCTCGGCGAGATCGAGAGCCACCTCTTCAGCGCCGACGACCTCGTCGACGACACCGACCACCGCACGGGCCTCGCCCTGTCCGTCCTGGGCCACCTGGCCTCGTACGGCCGCGACGACGCGCTCATGCTGCTGCGCCGCTACGCCGCGTCCGGAGCCAACTGGGCCTGGGCCCTCGACGAGCTCGCCCTGCGCGACGACGACGAGGGGCTGCGGTCACTGGCCGCACCCGTCCTCGCCCGCTTCCCCGCCACGGCGGAGGGCGAGGCGCGGCTGGCCGCCGCCGTCCGCGACGCCTACGAGCCCCGGCCGTGGTGCCTGTGGGAGGAGTCCCCGCTGTACGGGGAGCGCTTGAGCGCAGCCCGCCGCCAGGGCTCCTTCGACCGCTGGCAGCGCCAGCTGACCCCGAGCGGCCCCCGGCCCGGCTGGGGCGTCCAGGCCGTCTTCGACTGGGCCGCCGACGGCCTGCGCCGCGGCACCCCGCTGCACGTGCCCGCCGCCCGCTGCCTGGCCGCCGTGGCCCAGCCCGAGGACCGCTCCGCGATCCTCGCGGCAGCCGCCGGCGCCGACGGCGAGGCCGCCCGGGCCACCGCCCTGCACCACCTGGTCCTCGCCGAACCGGACAACCCGGCCGTGCTGGACCTCATCGAAGCCGCCGCCGACGAGCCCGCCGTGGCCGCGTACGAGCGCATGTGCGGCCCCGACGCCGTCGAGCGGGCCCGCCGCTGGGTGCACCGCCCCGACGCCCTCGGCGAGGCCGCCGCGGCCGTCCTGGCCGCCCGGGGCGGAGCCGAGGACGCACCCCTGGTCCTGAGCGCGCTGCGCTCCACCGTCCGCGGTTCGGGCCCCGACACCCAGCGGCTCTTCGCCCTGGTGGACGGAGCGGGCCGGCTCGCCATCGGCTGCGCCGCCCCCGTGCTGCGCCACATCTACCGCGAGACGTCCTCGTCCCACCTGCGCGGCCGCGCCGCACGGGCCCTCGCCAGCACGGACCCCTCCTTCGCGGCAGGCTTCGCCGTCGAGTGCCTCTGGGACTGCGAGGAGACCACCCGCGAGGTCGCCGCCCGCCACGCCGAGACGGCCGACGCCCGAGTGGCCCCCCGCCTGCGCCGCCTGGCGTCGGACCCGGCGGAGGAGGAGGACGTGCAGTCCGCCGTCCGCAGCCGCATCACCCCGGAGTCGGCCGTGTAG
- a CDS encoding RNA polymerase sigma factor, which produces MQSPRHETGPPDLTTPEGFGAFYEDHIDAVLGFVTRRVADPHLAADLTADIFLAAMGSAGTYRGHRGAPVAWLFGIARNILSGHARGRARESGALARLSGRRLLDDEDVAALEERIDAQRAFRDLAERHAALSEPLRAALDLVVLDQLTPAEAAQALGVTQATVRVRLHRARRALRAPGSVNESQLEAAR; this is translated from the coding sequence GTGCAGAGCCCACGACACGAGACCGGGCCACCGGATCTCACCACTCCCGAGGGTTTCGGGGCGTTCTACGAGGACCACATCGACGCCGTACTCGGCTTCGTCACCCGCCGGGTGGCCGATCCGCACCTGGCGGCGGACCTGACGGCGGACATCTTCCTCGCGGCGATGGGATCGGCCGGCACGTACCGGGGTCACAGGGGAGCCCCGGTCGCCTGGCTGTTCGGCATCGCCCGCAACATCCTGTCGGGCCATGCACGCGGCCGGGCCCGCGAGAGCGGCGCCCTGGCCCGGCTGAGCGGCCGTCGCCTCCTCGACGACGAGGACGTCGCGGCGCTGGAGGAGCGGATCGACGCCCAGCGGGCCTTCCGCGACCTGGCCGAGCGCCACGCCGCGCTGTCCGAGCCGCTGCGGGCCGCGCTCGACCTGGTCGTGCTCGACCAGCTCACCCCGGCCGAGGCCGCCCAAGCCCTCGGCGTCACCCAGGCGACGGTCCGCGTCCGCCTGCACCGGGCCCGCCGCGCCCTGCGCGCCCCTGGCTCCGTGAACGAAAGCCAGTTGGAGGCAGCCCGATGA
- a CDS encoding 5-oxoprolinase subunit C family protein, which yields MTELLVVVRPGALTTVQDGGRPGYAHLGVPRSGALDTAAYALANRLVGNPPDAAALETTLDGVSLRAPAATVVAVTGAPCPVRISGRPVAWGAPVRLPAGAELEVGRAESGLRGYVAVRGGLAVPPVLGSRSTDLLSGLGPPVLSAGMTLPVGPAGPDPVPGADAYGLPAAPSELLLPLRLGPRADWFTKASLAGLWRAEFRVSAESNRIGLRTEAGTPLVRARAGELPSEGMVLGAVQVPPDGLPVVFLADHPVTGGYPVVGVVAPGPALDAAAQARPGTPVRFLRAA from the coding sequence GTGACTGAGCTGCTGGTGGTGGTACGGCCGGGGGCGCTGACCACGGTCCAGGACGGGGGCCGCCCCGGATACGCGCACCTCGGGGTCCCCCGGTCGGGAGCGCTGGACACGGCGGCGTACGCGCTGGCGAACCGGCTGGTCGGCAACCCGCCCGACGCGGCGGCGCTGGAGACGACCCTCGACGGGGTGTCGCTGCGCGCCCCGGCTGCGACGGTCGTGGCGGTCACGGGCGCGCCCTGTCCGGTACGGATCTCCGGGCGCCCGGTGGCCTGGGGAGCGCCGGTCCGGCTGCCGGCCGGGGCGGAGCTGGAGGTGGGCCGGGCGGAGTCCGGGCTGCGCGGCTACGTCGCGGTGCGGGGAGGCCTGGCCGTCCCGCCGGTCCTGGGCAGTCGCTCCACGGACCTGCTGTCGGGCCTCGGGCCGCCGGTCCTGTCGGCCGGGATGACGCTGCCGGTGGGCCCCGCGGGGCCGGACCCGGTGCCCGGGGCGGACGCGTACGGGCTGCCCGCGGCGCCGTCGGAGCTGCTGCTCCCGCTGCGGCTCGGGCCGCGGGCGGACTGGTTCACAAAGGCTTCGCTGGCCGGGCTGTGGCGCGCCGAGTTCCGGGTCTCGGCGGAGTCGAACCGGATCGGCCTGCGCACCGAGGCGGGCACCCCCCTGGTCCGCGCCCGGGCGGGCGAGCTGCCGAGCGAGGGCATGGTGCTGGGCGCGGTCCAGGTGCCGCCGGACGGCCTGCCGGTGGTGTTCCTGGCCGACCACCCGGTGACGGGCGGCTATCCCGTGGTGGGCGTCGTCGCACCGGGCCCGGCCCTGGATGCGGCGGCGCAGGCCCGGCCGGGCACTCCCGTCAGGTTCCTCCGGGCCGCGTGA
- a CDS encoding 5-oxoprolinase subunit B family protein, producing MRTLVVGAQALLVEVDSADEVAALHAELLRRRDAGALGPVRDLVPAARTVLLDGVRDPAALGALIARWEVPPLTREEGPLVTVPVRYDGPDLAEVARLWGVAPGEVPGIVGATGFRVAFCGFAPGFGYLTGLPERLHVPRRETPRTAVPAGSLALAGEYAGVYPRSSPGGWQLIGSTDAVLWDPEREPAALFAPGVRVRFTEAGRD from the coding sequence GTGAGGACGCTGGTGGTGGGCGCGCAGGCGCTGCTCGTCGAAGTGGACTCGGCCGACGAGGTCGCCGCGCTCCATGCCGAGCTGCTGCGCCGCCGGGACGCGGGCGCGCTCGGCCCCGTACGGGACCTCGTGCCCGCGGCACGGACCGTACTGCTGGACGGCGTACGGGATCCGGCCGCGCTCGGGGCCCTGATCGCGCGCTGGGAGGTACCGCCGCTCACCCGCGAGGAGGGCCCGCTGGTCACGGTCCCGGTGCGCTACGACGGGCCGGACCTGGCGGAGGTGGCCCGGCTGTGGGGGGTGGCCCCCGGGGAGGTGCCGGGCATCGTCGGCGCCACCGGGTTCCGGGTGGCGTTCTGCGGGTTCGCTCCGGGCTTCGGCTATCTGACGGGACTGCCGGAGCGCCTCCACGTGCCGCGCCGGGAGACTCCGCGCACGGCCGTTCCGGCGGGCTCGCTGGCGCTGGCGGGCGAGTACGCCGGGGTGTACCCGCGCTCCTCCCCCGGCGGCTGGCAGCTGATCGGCTCCACCGACGCGGTGCTCTGGGATCCGGAGCGGGAACCGGCGGCGCTGTTCGCACCGGGGGTCCGGGTGCGGTTCACGGAGGCGGGCCGTGACTGA
- a CDS encoding LamB/YcsF family protein → MIDLNADLGEGFGRWTLTDDEALLSVVTSANVACGFHAGDPSIMRRVCELAAERGVRIGAQVSYRDLAGFGRRAMDVPPGELADEVAYQIGALEVFARAAGSRVSYVKPHGALYNRTVHDAGQAAAVVAGVRLAAGAGATGGLPVLGLPGSLLLAAAAEAGLAPVPEAFADRAYTPAGTLVPRGEPGSVLHDPDAVVARAVGMAAGGTVEAADGSAVPVAARSLCLHGDTPGAAGLALRVREALGAAGVRVEAFT, encoded by the coding sequence GTGATCGACCTCAACGCCGATCTCGGCGAGGGATTCGGGCGCTGGACGCTCACCGACGACGAGGCCCTGCTCTCCGTGGTGACGAGCGCCAACGTCGCCTGCGGCTTCCACGCCGGGGACCCGTCCATCATGCGCCGGGTCTGCGAACTGGCCGCCGAGCGCGGCGTGCGGATCGGCGCCCAGGTCTCCTACCGCGACCTGGCGGGCTTCGGCCGGCGCGCCATGGACGTGCCGCCCGGCGAGCTCGCCGACGAGGTGGCCTACCAGATCGGCGCGCTGGAGGTGTTCGCGCGGGCGGCCGGCTCCCGGGTGTCCTACGTGAAACCGCACGGCGCCCTCTACAACCGGACCGTTCACGACGCCGGCCAGGCCGCCGCCGTCGTCGCGGGCGTCCGGCTGGCGGCGGGCGCCGGTGCGACCGGTGGCCTGCCCGTCCTGGGGCTGCCCGGCTCGCTCCTGCTCGCCGCCGCCGCGGAGGCGGGGCTGGCTCCGGTTCCGGAGGCGTTCGCCGACCGCGCCTACACCCCGGCCGGGACGCTGGTGCCGCGCGGCGAGCCCGGATCGGTGCTGCACGACCCGGACGCGGTGGTGGCACGGGCCGTGGGGATGGCCGCCGGGGGCACGGTGGAGGCCGCCGACGGCTCCGCGGTCCCGGTGGCCGCGCGCTCGCTCTGCCTGCACGGGGACACCCCCGGTGCGGCCGGTCTCGCGCTGCGCGTCCGGGAGGCGCTGGGCGCCGCCGGGGTGCGGGTGGAGGCGTTCACGTGA
- a CDS encoding sensor histidine kinase, giving the protein MALLLVPLVSLTALWGFATVITGRQAIQLFDVAYVIDKVGYPIEDVARVIQKERRQTLVVLGDPRAATATAELAKRRAETDQAVEKISVSARDPKVVDELSPQSAQRLRSIVTAFHGIGSMRRSVDQNALDPGQALELYNRLVDPCYDFLMNLHGLDNVEVDKEGRALVGISRARELLSREDAVIASTLAARNITAGDVRRVSDFAANRTLLYEFNLVTLPSGDREIFEQYWKDPQTQPLRDAEERFISGGAVNKPRNLTAAQWDEASSKVLDDLASMNTDAGDRYQRRIEPVATDVMIQAAGAGILGFLALIVSLVLSVRIGRDLVRDLSRLRKEAHEASGVRLPSVMRRLAAGEHVDVETEAPHLEYEKDEVGQVGQALNTLQRAAVEAAVKQADLRRGVSEVFVNLARRNQVLLHRQLTLLDTMERRTEDTEELADLFRLDHMTTRMRRHAEGLVILSGAAPSRQWRKPVQLMDVVRAAVAEVEDYERIEVRRLTRLGIVGPAVADVTHLIAELLENATVFSPPHTAVQVHGERVANGFTLEIHDRGLGMTPEALLDANLRLAETPEFELSDTDRLGLFVVSRLAQRHSVKVVLQPSPYGGTTAVVFLPSALLTDAPETSGSGVRLDGPRPGKAGSRAAKAGQIGRTHSERPVTSTVERASAGRPLPTAELRGPVELEAPLGGRGLDGMDVLDGAAALDEDPAAVTSRPGGARPAMATLDDETPPNGTPRSALLGLRPADRPHTDRHAERGGAREPLAPTGPVRLDTQRLEVPRPDGPRSQGAVPLPRRRPTPTLVAEHGRRVDPRPVSVVPQQAPTAGSDDTEPAVGPDTGGLPRRIRQASLAPQLKKSASSAPAEAAPDQVADRDAEDVRTRMSALQRGWTAGRNRHAQQQSETEAGTTPAGGPANENEGDGR; this is encoded by the coding sequence GTGGCGTTGCTCCTTGTGCCGCTCGTCTCCCTGACCGCCCTCTGGGGCTTCGCCACGGTCATCACGGGCCGTCAGGCCATCCAACTCTTCGACGTGGCCTACGTCATCGACAAGGTCGGCTACCCGATCGAGGACGTCGCCCGCGTCATCCAGAAGGAGCGGCGCCAGACCCTCGTCGTCCTCGGAGACCCCCGGGCCGCCACCGCCACCGCCGAACTCGCCAAGCGCCGCGCCGAGACCGATCAGGCCGTCGAGAAGATCAGCGTCAGCGCCCGCGACCCGAAGGTCGTCGACGAGCTCAGCCCGCAGAGCGCCCAGCGCCTGCGCTCGATCGTCACCGCGTTCCACGGCATCGGCTCCATGCGCCGCTCCGTCGACCAGAACGCCCTCGACCCCGGCCAGGCCCTGGAGCTCTACAACCGGCTGGTCGACCCCTGCTACGACTTCCTCATGAACCTCCACGGCCTGGACAACGTCGAGGTCGACAAGGAGGGACGCGCCCTCGTCGGCATCAGCCGCGCCCGCGAGCTCCTCTCCCGCGAGGACGCCGTGATCGCCTCCACCCTCGCCGCGCGCAACATCACCGCGGGCGACGTCCGGCGCGTCTCCGACTTCGCCGCCAACCGCACGCTGCTCTACGAGTTCAACCTCGTGACCCTCCCCTCCGGCGACCGGGAGATCTTCGAGCAGTACTGGAAGGACCCCCAGACCCAGCCGCTGCGCGACGCCGAGGAGCGCTTCATCTCCGGCGGCGCGGTCAACAAGCCGCGCAACCTCACCGCCGCCCAGTGGGACGAGGCCTCCTCCAAGGTCCTCGACGACCTGGCGAGCATGAACACCGACGCCGGCGACCGCTACCAGCGGCGCATCGAGCCCGTGGCCACGGACGTCATGATCCAGGCCGCCGGCGCCGGCATCCTCGGCTTCCTCGCCCTGATCGTGTCCCTCGTCCTCTCCGTGCGCATAGGCCGCGACCTGGTCCGCGACCTGTCCCGGCTGCGCAAGGAGGCCCACGAGGCCTCCGGCGTCCGCCTGCCCAGCGTCATGCGCCGCCTCGCCGCCGGCGAACACGTCGACGTCGAGACCGAGGCCCCGCACCTCGAGTACGAGAAGGACGAGGTCGGCCAGGTCGGCCAGGCCCTCAACACCCTCCAGCGCGCCGCCGTCGAGGCCGCCGTCAAGCAGGCCGACCTGCGGCGCGGCGTCTCCGAGGTGTTCGTCAACCTCGCCCGCCGCAACCAGGTGCTGCTCCACCGCCAGCTGACCCTCCTCGACACGATGGAGCGCCGCACCGAGGACACCGAGGAGCTCGCCGACCTCTTCCGCCTCGACCACATGACCACCCGCATGCGCCGCCACGCCGAGGGCCTGGTGATCCTCTCCGGCGCCGCCCCCTCCCGCCAGTGGCGCAAGCCCGTCCAGCTCATGGACGTCGTACGGGCCGCCGTCGCCGAGGTCGAGGACTACGAGCGCATCGAGGTACGCCGCCTCACCCGCCTCGGCATCGTCGGCCCGGCCGTCGCCGACGTCACCCACCTCATCGCCGAACTCCTCGAGAACGCCACGGTGTTCTCCCCGCCGCACACCGCGGTCCAGGTGCACGGCGAGCGCGTGGCCAACGGCTTCACCCTCGAGATCCATGACCGGGGCCTCGGCATGACCCCGGAGGCGCTGCTCGACGCGAACCTCCGGCTCGCCGAGACCCCCGAGTTCGAACTCTCCGACACCGACCGGCTCGGCCTGTTCGTCGTCAGCCGCCTCGCGCAGCGCCACAGCGTCAAGGTCGTCCTCCAGCCCAGCCCGTACGGGGGCACCACCGCGGTGGTCTTCCTCCCCTCGGCCCTGCTGACCGACGCCCCCGAGACCAGCGGCAGCGGCGTACGGCTGGACGGCCCCCGGCCCGGCAAGGCCGGCAGCAGGGCCGCGAAGGCCGGCCAGATCGGCAGGACGCACTCCGAGCGGCCCGTGACCTCCACCGTGGAGCGCGCGTCCGCCGGCCGCCCGCTGCCCACCGCCGAACTGCGCGGCCCGGTGGAGCTGGAGGCCCCGCTCGGCGGCCGCGGCCTGGACGGCATGGACGTCCTCGACGGTGCCGCCGCCCTGGACGAGGACCCGGCCGCCGTCACGAGCCGCCCCGGCGGCGCCCGCCCGGCCATGGCGACCCTCGACGACGAGACCCCGCCGAACGGCACCCCGCGCAGCGCCCTGCTCGGCCTGCGCCCGGCGGACCGGCCGCACACCGACCGGCACGCCGAGCGGGGCGGCGCCCGAGAGCCGCTCGCCCCCACCGGTCCGGTCCGGCTGGACACCCAGCGCCTGGAGGTCCCGCGTCCCGACGGCCCCCGCTCCCAGGGAGCCGTACCGCTGCCGCGCCGCCGTCCCACCCCGACCCTGGTCGCCGAACACGGCCGCCGGGTGGACCCCCGCCCGGTCTCCGTGGTCCCGCAGCAGGCCCCCACGGCCGGATCCGACGACACGGAACCCGCCGTCGGCCCGGACACCGGCGGGCTGCCCCGCCGCATCCGTCAGGCCAGCCTGGCACCGCAGCTCAAGAAGTCCGCGTCGTCCGCGCCCGCCGAAGCCGCCCCCGACCAGGTGGCAGACCGCGACGCGGAGGACGTACGCACGCGCATGTCCGCACTCCAGCGTGGCTGGACGGCGGGCCGCAACCGGCACGCACAGCAGCAGTCCGAGACCGAGGCGGGCACAACCCCCGCCGGCGGTCCCGCGAACGAGAACGAAGGGGACGGTCGATGA
- a CDS encoding roadblock/LC7 domain-containing protein, which produces MTAPQTGNDSRGRGSGPLNWLLDELVDRVGSIRKAVVLSGDGLPTGSSKDLTREDSEHLAAVASGFHSLAKGVGRHFDSGRVRQTVVELDEAFLFVMAAGDGSCLAVLADADSDVGQVAYEMTLMVKRVGDHLATAPRTGLPAGG; this is translated from the coding sequence ATGACCGCACCGCAGACCGGCAACGACAGCAGGGGCCGCGGCTCCGGCCCGCTCAACTGGCTCCTCGACGAGCTCGTCGACCGGGTCGGATCCATCCGCAAGGCGGTGGTCCTCTCCGGCGACGGCCTGCCCACGGGCAGCTCCAAGGACCTGACCCGCGAGGACAGCGAGCACCTGGCGGCGGTCGCCTCCGGGTTCCACAGCCTGGCCAAGGGCGTCGGCCGGCACTTCGACTCCGGCCGGGTCCGCCAGACCGTGGTCGAGCTCGACGAGGCCTTCCTCTTCGTCATGGCCGCGGGCGACGGCAGCTGCCTGGCCGTGCTGGCCGACGCCGACTCCGACGTCGGGCAGGTCGCGTACGAGATGACGCTGATGGTCAAGCGGGTGGGGGACCACCTGGCAACCGCCCCACGCACCGGGCTGCCAGCCGGAGGGTGA
- a CDS encoding DUF742 domain-containing protein — protein sequence MPFDPSAPDHAHWFDDDAGPVVRPYAMTRGRTSHAGQHRLDLIALVVAEPAAEDPVWDMTLSPEHAHILGLCRDRPQSVAELAADLDLAVGVVRVLIGDLVDEELVHVTRPVPPAELPDESILREVIDGLRAL from the coding sequence ATGCCCTTCGACCCGTCCGCCCCAGACCACGCGCACTGGTTCGACGACGACGCGGGTCCCGTCGTACGCCCCTACGCCATGACCCGCGGGCGGACCAGCCACGCGGGCCAGCACCGCCTCGACCTGATCGCCCTCGTCGTCGCCGAACCGGCGGCCGAGGATCCGGTCTGGGACATGACCCTCTCCCCGGAACACGCCCACATCCTCGGGCTGTGCCGGGACCGGCCCCAGTCGGTCGCCGAACTCGCGGCCGACCTCGACCTCGCGGTCGGGGTCGTACGCGTCCTCATCGGCGACCTGGTCGATGAGGAACTGGTCCACGTGACCAGGCCGGTACCCCCGGCAGAACTGCCCGATGAATCCATTCTGCGTGAGGTGATCGATGGCCTTCGGGCGCTTTAG
- a CDS encoding GTP-binding protein codes for MAFGRFSRTGAMHAVSPVEPLTLKILVAGGFGVGKTTLVSAVSEIRPLRTEERLSEPGVGVDDTGGVEGKSTTTVAMDFGRITLREDLVLYLFGTPGQDRFWFLWDELAQGSLGAVVLADTRRLADCFAAIDYFERRAIPFVVAVNCFDGADRHPVVTVRTALDLDPGVPVLLCDARDRESVKDVLVGVVEHAMSLARERRRSLSAGA; via the coding sequence ATGGCCTTCGGGCGCTTTAGCCGCACCGGTGCCATGCACGCGGTGTCGCCGGTCGAGCCGCTGACCTTGAAGATCCTGGTCGCGGGAGGCTTCGGGGTGGGCAAGACCACCCTGGTCAGCGCGGTCAGCGAGATCAGACCGCTCCGGACCGAGGAACGGCTCTCCGAGCCCGGCGTCGGCGTCGACGACACCGGGGGAGTGGAGGGCAAGAGCACCACGACCGTGGCCATGGACTTCGGGCGCATCACGCTCCGCGAGGACCTGGTGCTGTACCTGTTCGGCACGCCCGGACAGGACCGCTTCTGGTTCCTGTGGGACGAGTTGGCCCAGGGCTCCCTGGGCGCCGTGGTCCTCGCGGACACCCGCCGGCTGGCCGACTGCTTCGCGGCGATCGACTACTTCGAGCGGCGCGCGATCCCGTTCGTGGTCGCGGTCAACTGCTTCGACGGAGCGGACCGCCACCCCGTGGTGACCGTACGGACGGCACTCGACCTCGATCCCGGGGTGCCGGTGCTGCTGTGCGACGCACGGGACCGGGAGTCCGTGAAGGACGTGCTGGTGGGGGTCGTGGAACACGCGATGTCCCTGGCCCGCGAACGGCGCCGGAGCCTGTCCGCGGGGGCCTGA
- a CDS encoding lipid-transfer protein yields the protein MSAEVAVLGAGMHPWGKWGRSFVEYGRTAARAALADAGLGWADVGSIVGADTVRSGYPGYVAGATFARALGWQGARVTSVYAACASGAQAIGAARAQILAGLADVVLVVGADAAPKGFFAPAGGERPDDPDWLRFRVLGATNPAYFALYARRRMAVHGDTLEDFAQVKVKNAAAGRLNPHARYRKAVTADEVAASAVVADPLRLLDICATSDGGAALVLTSMDFARSRGVADPVRIRAVSTVTPTYPRTVLDLPDIATDSTTAADAAAGSFRSSIARAAYEEAGLGPQDLSLAEVYDLSTALELEWYEDIGLCAEGEGAKLVREGATALGGRIPVNTSGGLASFGEAVPAQAIAQVCELTWQLRGTAGERQVPGARAGITANQGLFGHGSAVVAVR from the coding sequence GTGAGCGCCGAGGTCGCCGTCCTGGGGGCCGGCATGCACCCGTGGGGCAAATGGGGCCGCAGCTTCGTCGAGTACGGGCGGACCGCGGCCCGGGCGGCGCTCGCGGACGCCGGACTGGGCTGGGCGGACGTGGGGTCGATCGTCGGCGCCGACACCGTGCGCTCCGGATACCCGGGCTACGTGGCCGGAGCCACCTTCGCCCGGGCCCTCGGCTGGCAGGGCGCCCGGGTGACCAGCGTGTACGCGGCCTGCGCCTCCGGGGCCCAGGCGATCGGGGCGGCCCGGGCACAGATCCTGGCCGGCCTGGCCGACGTGGTCCTCGTGGTCGGCGCGGACGCGGCGCCCAAGGGGTTCTTCGCACCGGCCGGTGGCGAGCGGCCGGACGATCCGGACTGGCTGCGGTTCCGTGTACTGGGGGCTACCAACCCGGCGTACTTCGCGCTCTACGCCCGCCGCCGGATGGCCGTGCACGGGGACACCCTGGAGGACTTCGCCCAGGTCAAGGTGAAGAACGCGGCGGCCGGACGGCTCAACCCGCACGCCCGCTACCGCAAGGCCGTCACCGCGGACGAGGTCGCCGCCTCGGCGGTGGTCGCCGATCCGCTCCGGCTGCTCGACATCTGCGCGACCTCCGACGGGGGCGCGGCGCTGGTGCTCACCAGCATGGACTTCGCGCGCTCGCGCGGGGTGGCCGATCCGGTGCGGATCCGGGCCGTGTCGACGGTGACGCCCACCTATCCGCGGACGGTGCTGGACCTGCCGGACATCGCCACCGACTCGACGACGGCCGCGGACGCGGCGGCCGGATCCTTCCGGTCCTCGATCGCTCGCGCCGCCTACGAGGAGGCGGGGCTCGGGCCGCAGGACCTCTCGCTCGCCGAGGTGTACGACCTGTCCACCGCTCTGGAGCTGGAGTGGTACGAGGACATCGGGCTGTGCGCCGAGGGCGAGGGGGCGAAGCTGGTGCGGGAGGGGGCGACGGCCCTGGGCGGGCGGATTCCCGTCAACACCAGTGGCGGACTGGCCTCGTTCGGGGAGGCGGTACCGGCCCAGGCCATCGCGCAGGTGTGCGAGCTGACGTGGCAGTTGCGCGGTACGGCCGGGGAGCGTCAGGTGCCCGGTGCACGGGCGGGGATCACCGCCAACCAGGGGCTGTTCGGGCACGGGTCGGCAGTCGTCGCCGTGCGTTGA
- a CDS encoding Zn-ribbon domain-containing OB-fold protein has product MARTRTPVVSGWFTENAPDGGGFRLLGTRCSACTAVFFPREDAYCRNPRCPGGGELAEVPLSPRGRVWSYTDGRYRPPAPYVSDPAEPWEPYTLLAVELEAEGMVVLGQAAPGTGVADLAVGTEVEVVGGVLNEDAETTWVTWQFKPVGGAA; this is encoded by the coding sequence TTGGCACGCACACGCACACCCGTCGTGAGCGGGTGGTTCACCGAGAACGCGCCGGACGGGGGCGGCTTCCGGCTGCTCGGCACCCGGTGCTCGGCCTGTACCGCGGTGTTCTTCCCCCGCGAGGACGCCTACTGCCGCAACCCGCGGTGCCCCGGCGGCGGGGAGCTCGCCGAGGTGCCGCTCTCGCCCCGGGGCCGCGTCTGGTCCTACACCGACGGGCGCTACCGGCCGCCCGCGCCGTACGTGTCCGACCCGGCCGAGCCCTGGGAGCCGTACACCCTGCTCGCGGTGGAGCTGGAGGCCGAGGGGATGGTCGTGCTGGGGCAGGCCGCGCCCGGGACCGGGGTCGCCGACCTGGCGGTGGGCACGGAGGTCGAGGTGGTGGGCGGCGTGCTGAACGAGGACGCCGAAACCACTTGGGTGACCTGGCAGTTCAAGCCGGTGGGAGGGGCCGCGTGA
- a CDS encoding DUF962 domain-containing protein, with amino-acid sequence MTFSSYEEFWPYYVAMHSRAATRWVHLTGTLTGLALTAYGVARGRKRWLASLPLIGYGTAWPAHFLIEGNNPATFGHPAWSLRGDAQMIRMMLAGRDAELDEIARKWLAENR; translated from the coding sequence ATGACTTTCAGCTCGTACGAGGAATTCTGGCCGTACTACGTCGCGATGCACTCCCGCGCCGCCACCCGCTGGGTGCATCTCACGGGGACGCTCACCGGCTTGGCGCTGACCGCCTACGGGGTGGCGCGCGGCCGCAAGCGCTGGCTCGCCTCCCTCCCCCTGATCGGGTACGGGACCGCCTGGCCGGCTCACTTCCTGATCGAGGGGAACAATCCGGCCACCTTCGGGCATCCGGCGTGGTCGCTGCGCGGGGACGCACAGATGATCCGGATGATGCTGGCCGGGCGGGACGCGGAGCTGGACGAGATCGCCCGGAAGTGGCTCGCCGAGAACCGGTGA